One stretch of Zingiber officinale cultivar Zhangliang chromosome 6B, Zo_v1.1, whole genome shotgun sequence DNA includes these proteins:
- the LOC121989862 gene encoding protein PLANT CADMIUM RESISTANCE 2-like, producing MDPSHYSTGAPPCPGAPPYPPAGPAPTYPPYYAATYPSYYGAPLPSVGVPVTAPLATFYVVQTPQPIGPWSTGLLDCCDDPSNSLITFCCPCVTFGQVAEIIDRGSTSCAASGALYVLIMYLTGCHFVYSCFYRSKMRAQYGLSGDSFVDFLLHLFCEFCSLCQMYRELQRRGFDMNIGWHANVERQGQIIMATMPPPPQAMTR from the exons ATGGATCCCTCCCACTACAGTACGGGAGCTCCGCCGTGTCCGGGAGCTCCGCCGTATCCGCCGGCAGGCCCGGCACCCACCTACCCTCCCTACTACGCGGCCACCTACCCTTCCTACTACGGGGCACCGTTGCCGTCGGTGGGCGTCCCGGTGACTGCGCCACTGGCCACTTTCTACGTCGTCCAAACTCCTCAGCCGATAGGTCCGTGGTCCACCGGCCTCCTCGACTGCTGCGACGATCCCAGCAACA GCCTCATCACCTTCTGCTGCCCCTGCGTCACGTTCGGCCAAGTCGCAGAAATCATCGATAGAGGATCAACtt CGTGTGCGGCGAGCGGAGCGCTGTACGTGCTGATAATGTACCTGACGGGGTGCCACTTCGTGTACTCGTGCTTCTACCGCAGCAAGATGAGGGCGCAGTACGGACTGAGCGGGGATTCCTTCGTCGACTTCCTGCTCCACCTCTTCTGCGAATTCTGCTCCCTCTGCCAGATGTACCGTGAGCTCCAACGCCGTGGCTTCGACATGAACATAG GTTGGCACGCGAACGTGGAAAGGCAGGGGCAAATAATAATGGCGACGATGCCACCGCCTCCCCAAGCCATGACCCGCTGA